The Flavobacteriales bacterium genome includes a window with the following:
- a CDS encoding ABC transporter ATP-binding protein: MLRIQNFGIETTNGKELLKDINFDLDQGVFLAVVGESGSGKSLTVLSIAQLLSHNLKTSGEILWEGKDIFQFSETEMTNFRKEQLAFIFQNPMHCLNPSMRCGKQLEEVLELKSFSKDQWENRLKKVLDQVELRETQRILQSYPHELSGGQKQRIMIAMALLSEAQLIIADEPTTALDVLVQDEILQLLKKIQEEIGVSILFITHDLNLAFQFADQILVMKDGRIVEQGTVEIIKNTPKELYTKALMLCRPQKIYQRPLPTVTQIMNDEKQTLSFKKKALNQEHILFSIKELCFGYEENKTILHHINLDVYEGESLGIVGASGSGKSTLGRCIMRLSEEYSGSIHWKNEKEIREIPISDYRKNIQMIFQDPYGSLDARAKVSKQLGELYQIYQPKLNKKERIIAISQLLVQVGLTPDFFDKRPREMSGGQRQRICIARALITGAKVLILDESLAALDVSIQATMMNLLNDLREKFGLTYLFISHDLQSVNYFCDRILVLNQGKIEELNSSEALIKNPQSVYTQKLISTAFIG, encoded by the coding sequence ATGCTTAGAATTCAGAATTTCGGAATAGAAACAACAAATGGGAAAGAACTCTTAAAGGACATTAATTTTGATCTTGACCAAGGAGTTTTTCTTGCCGTAGTTGGGGAATCGGGTTCTGGAAAAAGTCTGACAGTACTTTCGATAGCACAACTACTATCTCATAATCTTAAAACTTCAGGAGAAATCCTTTGGGAAGGAAAGGATATATTTCAGTTTTCAGAAACAGAAATGACTAACTTTCGGAAAGAACAATTGGCATTTATATTTCAAAATCCAATGCATTGCTTAAATCCCTCTATGCGTTGTGGTAAGCAACTAGAAGAAGTTCTAGAATTAAAGAGTTTTTCTAAAGACCAATGGGAGAATAGACTTAAAAAAGTACTAGATCAAGTAGAGCTTAGAGAAACGCAAAGAATCTTACAAAGTTATCCACACGAACTTTCAGGAGGTCAAAAACAAAGAATCATGATTGCCATGGCTTTGTTGTCTGAGGCTCAATTAATCATTGCTGATGAGCCAACGACTGCTTTAGATGTTTTGGTTCAAGACGAGATATTGCAATTACTCAAAAAAATACAAGAAGAAATAGGTGTTTCTATCTTATTTATTACCCACGATTTAAATCTTGCCTTTCAGTTTGCAGATCAAATTTTGGTCATGAAAGACGGAAGAATAGTTGAGCAAGGCACTGTAGAAATCATTAAAAATACCCCAAAAGAACTTTATACAAAGGCTTTGATGCTTTGTCGTCCACAAAAAATATATCAACGTCCTTTGCCTACCGTTACTCAGATAATGAATGATGAAAAACAAACCTTATCATTCAAAAAGAAAGCCTTGAATCAAGAACATATACTTTTTTCTATAAAAGAATTATGTTTTGGTTATGAGGAAAATAAAACGATACTTCATCATATTAATTTAGATGTTTACGAAGGGGAATCTTTGGGAATAGTGGGAGCTTCGGGTTCAGGAAAATCTACTTTGGGAAGATGTATCATGCGTCTTTCAGAGGAGTATTCGGGCTCCATTCATTGGAAAAATGAAAAGGAAATAAGAGAAATTCCGATATCTGATTATCGAAAAAATATTCAGATGATTTTTCAAGATCCTTACGGTTCTTTGGATGCCAGAGCTAAGGTTTCAAAGCAATTAGGAGAACTGTATCAAATATATCAACCGAAGTTGAATAAGAAAGAGCGAATCATAGCAATTAGCCAATTACTTGTTCAGGTGGGCTTAACGCCCGATTTTTTTGACAAACGCCCTAGAGAAATGTCTGGAGGGCAGCGTCAAAGAATTTGTATTGCTAGAGCGTTGATTACTGGAGCAAAGGTGCTTATTCTAGATGAATCTCTTGCAGCACTAGATGTTTCTATCCAAGCGACAATGATGAATTTACTCAATGATCTTCGAGAAAAATTTGGTCTCACCTATTTATTTATTTCTCATGATCTTCAATCCGTAAACTATTTTTGTGATAGAATTTTGGTATTAAACCAAGGGAAAATAGAAGAATTGAATTCCAGTGAAGCACTTATCAAAAATCCACAATCAGTATATACACAAAAGTTGATCTCTACGGCTTTTATTGGGTGA
- a CDS encoding AAA family ATPase, protein MEKDLALLKTLEHKFQSLKSEMGKVVVGQEEVVEHLLLSIFTNSHCLLVGVPGLAKTLMINTLSQCLGLSFNRIQFTPDLMPSDIVGTEILNKNKDFEFVKGPIFSNIILADEINRTPPKTQAALLEAMQEKKVTSNGQTYDLGKLFYVLATQNPIEQEGTYPLPEAQLDRFMFQINLEYPSFEEEVEIIKRTTANRMVSVDNVLSAEEILEFQRIIRDIPVADNVLKYTVELVQKTRTGIHANNDFAKEYIGWGAGPRASQNLILAAKAHAALHGKFSPDIEDVQAVLKPVLRHRVMLNYKAKANHIGIDDLLKEIQ, encoded by the coding sequence ATGGAGAAAGACTTGGCGTTACTCAAAACATTGGAGCATAAATTTCAATCACTAAAATCAGAAATGGGAAAAGTGGTTGTGGGGCAGGAAGAAGTGGTGGAACATTTACTTTTATCGATTTTTACCAATAGTCATTGTCTGCTAGTGGGAGTTCCTGGTTTAGCAAAAACGCTCATGATTAATACCTTGTCCCAATGTTTGGGATTGTCTTTTAATCGTATTCAGTTTACTCCAGATTTAATGCCATCGGATATCGTGGGAACAGAAATACTCAACAAAAACAAAGATTTTGAGTTTGTCAAAGGACCTATTTTCTCCAATATCATCCTTGCCGATGAAATAAACCGTACGCCACCCAAAACACAAGCAGCACTCTTGGAAGCCATGCAAGAGAAAAAGGTAACATCAAATGGTCAGACTTATGATCTTGGAAAACTCTTTTATGTACTGGCAACCCAAAACCCCATAGAGCAAGAAGGAACTTATCCGCTACCAGAAGCTCAGTTAGATCGTTTTATGTTTCAGATAAACCTTGAGTATCCTTCTTTTGAAGAAGAAGTAGAGATTATCAAAAGAACTACGGCAAACAGAATGGTAAGCGTAGATAATGTTCTGAGTGCTGAAGAAATCTTAGAATTTCAAAGAATTATTAGAGACATCCCAGTTGCAGATAATGTTTTGAAATACACCGTGGAACTCGTTCAGAAAACTCGAACAGGAATTCATGCCAATAATGATTTTGCCAAAGAATATATAGGTTGGGGAGCAGGCCCAAGAGCTTCTCAAAACCTCATTTTGGCTGCCAAAGCCCATGCCGCACTTCACGGAAAATTTTCTCCAGATATAGAAGATGTACAAGCGGTATTAAAACCTGTACTACGTCATCGTGTGATGCTTAATTATAAAGCAAAAGCAAACCACATAGGAATAGATGATTTGTTGAAAGAAATTCAATAG
- a CDS encoding peptidylprolyl isomerase: protein MLKAKILILGLLMSTPFVFAQNKAVIDEVIAIVGDHPVFYSDYQDQISQFKGQGTAVTQELQVEVLETILRQKLLLHKAALDSIEVNDAEIESTVNRRLEYFQKQAGGKEALEKYFKKSTKEIKEEMRKPLKDQMLGERAKFAIIDGIKQTPSQIREFFENLPIDSLPIIEDQYKIAQIIKIPEPSVDAKKEVIAKLKKFKERILSGEDMETLAILYTEDPGSSINGGLYKGIKKGMFVKEFEEVMYSLEIGQISDPFETEYGFHIVKLEGREGDVVDVRHILVSPKISEEQMQEAKAFLDSIQVRISNNDYTFEKAAQKFSDDKITKNNGGLITNPQTGGNLFEKDKMDNLLKLTLKDLGKGEVSKVSFVDLPNKKRAYRILSIREVVPAHTLNLKDDYLTIQRMSKMNEENKKLANWMKTTIKDIYINLKPQYQDWNFELNWTKK, encoded by the coding sequence ATGCTAAAAGCAAAAATATTAATCTTGGGGTTGTTGATGAGTACCCCTTTCGTATTTGCACAAAACAAAGCCGTTATAGACGAGGTAATCGCTATTGTGGGAGATCATCCTGTTTTTTACTCAGATTATCAAGACCAAATAAGCCAATTCAAAGGGCAAGGTACAGCGGTAACTCAAGAGTTGCAAGTGGAAGTTTTAGAAACAATTCTTAGACAAAAACTCTTACTCCATAAAGCCGCCTTAGATTCTATTGAAGTAAATGATGCAGAAATAGAATCAACCGTAAATCGTAGATTAGAGTATTTCCAGAAACAAGCAGGAGGTAAAGAAGCCTTAGAGAAGTATTTTAAAAAATCTACAAAAGAAATTAAGGAGGAAATGCGCAAGCCACTCAAGGATCAAATGCTTGGGGAGCGTGCAAAATTTGCCATTATTGACGGAATAAAACAAACTCCTTCACAAATTCGTGAGTTTTTTGAGAATCTGCCTATAGATAGTTTGCCGATTATTGAAGACCAATACAAAATTGCCCAGATTATTAAAATCCCAGAACCTAGTGTGGATGCTAAAAAAGAGGTGATTGCAAAGCTGAAAAAGTTTAAAGAGCGTATTCTTAGTGGTGAAGACATGGAAACCTTAGCTATTCTATATACAGAAGACCCAGGTTCTAGCATAAACGGAGGTTTGTACAAGGGCATCAAAAAGGGAATGTTTGTAAAAGAATTTGAAGAAGTGATGTACAGTCTAGAAATTGGACAAATTTCTGATCCCTTTGAAACAGAATATGGATTCCATATTGTAAAATTAGAAGGAAGAGAAGGAGACGTTGTTGATGTACGACACATCCTTGTTTCACCAAAAATATCTGAGGAACAAATGCAAGAAGCAAAAGCATTTTTGGATTCTATACAAGTGCGAATTTCTAATAATGATTATACTTTTGAAAAAGCAGCTCAAAAATTTTCTGATGATAAAATCACTAAAAATAATGGTGGTTTAATCACAAATCCACAAACAGGTGGAAACCTTTTTGAAAAAGACAAAATGGATAATTTATTAAAATTGACTTTAAAAGACCTAGGTAAAGGAGAGGTTTCTAAGGTGAGTTTTGTAGATCTTCCAAACAAAAAAAGAGCTTATAGAATTTTATCAATTCGTGAGGTGGTTCCAGCACATACATTGAATTTAAAAGATGATTATTTGACAATTCAAAGAATGTCAAAAATGAATGAGGAAAACAAAAAGCTCGCAAACTGGATGAAAACCACCATCAAAGATATTTACATCAATCTAAAACCACAGTATCAAGACTGGAATTTTGAATTAAATTGGACTAAAAAATAG
- a CDS encoding peptidylprolyl isomerase — MKQLLYLAIAMVSLSFAQNPQATLLSIGEKEFSVEDFMYVYNKNRDLANQVDPKTVDEYMDLYINFKLKVLDAEEEKLDTTKSFLREYKGYKKQVTNSFLYDKKLDEKFVKEAYERLKYQRRASHILVQVNAQKNDAQAKKEAQNILEQLKKGADFTTLAKKYSEDPSVKENGGDLGYFTTLQMVYPFENAVYNTEKGAVSDLVRTRFGYHILTVTDIRKNLGERRVAHIMLRFNNEKTNVEEQNKKINEVYNQLENGADFEDLAKSYSDDYRNATRGGLMEWIAQDGSLDPMFEKETFAIQKIYQYSKPFKTQYGYHIIKLMGVNEIGSFENEQRQLERKIENNDRIRAKKAQMLIKLKNEYELELKKKHFYSLGKLINTKAFTEANSIKELNTKKYKHTLFSYAGKKVTQKDFVEYLLKHKVAFQQSRKRMELAEEKLGVLIQEKLFEQEKSQLSKKYPEYRNLLNEYRDGMLLYEISKQKVWDKAMTDTTGIQNYFDSHSANYQWKERVIAHEYICNNKKVAKNVAKMLKKGKGNKEITDLLNKENALDVSIKEITIERGKKPNYEQIPWQKGVSKAFEVNQKYVILNIQEILESQPKELKEVRGVVISEYQKVLEANWLTHLKNTHQIKIDQKVFESVKKSLK, encoded by the coding sequence ATGAAACAATTGTTGTATCTAGCGATTGCTATGGTAAGCTTGAGTTTTGCTCAAAACCCACAAGCTACTTTATTGAGCATTGGAGAAAAGGAATTTTCAGTAGAAGATTTCATGTATGTTTATAATAAAAATAGAGATTTGGCAAACCAAGTAGATCCCAAAACGGTGGATGAATACATGGATTTGTATATCAATTTTAAATTAAAAGTTCTCGATGCTGAAGAAGAGAAACTAGATACCACAAAAAGCTTTCTTAGAGAATATAAAGGGTATAAAAAACAAGTGACCAATAGTTTTTTGTATGACAAAAAATTGGATGAAAAATTTGTAAAAGAAGCTTACGAGAGATTGAAATACCAGAGAAGAGCCAGTCATATTTTGGTACAGGTAAATGCTCAAAAGAACGATGCTCAAGCCAAAAAAGAAGCCCAAAATATTTTAGAACAACTAAAAAAGGGAGCTGATTTTACTACATTGGCAAAAAAATATTCCGAAGATCCTAGTGTAAAAGAAAATGGAGGAGATTTAGGATATTTCACTACATTACAAATGGTATATCCTTTTGAAAACGCTGTGTATAATACAGAAAAAGGGGCGGTTTCAGATTTGGTTCGTACCCGTTTTGGATACCATATTCTTACCGTAACTGATATAAGGAAAAATCTTGGAGAGCGAAGAGTGGCTCATATTATGTTGAGATTTAATAACGAGAAAACGAACGTAGAAGAGCAAAATAAGAAAATAAACGAAGTATATAATCAACTAGAAAATGGGGCAGATTTTGAAGATTTGGCAAAGTCCTATTCAGATGATTATAGAAATGCCACTAGAGGTGGATTAATGGAGTGGATTGCTCAAGATGGAAGTCTAGATCCTATGTTTGAAAAGGAAACTTTTGCAATTCAAAAAATCTATCAGTACTCAAAGCCTTTTAAAACTCAGTATGGGTATCACATTATTAAACTAATGGGAGTGAATGAAATAGGAAGTTTTGAAAATGAACAAAGACAGCTAGAAAGAAAAATAGAAAACAATGACAGAATAAGAGCAAAAAAAGCTCAAATGCTCATTAAACTAAAAAATGAATATGAACTAGAGCTAAAGAAAAAACATTTCTATAGTCTTGGAAAACTCATTAATACGAAAGCGTTCACAGAGGCTAATAGCATCAAAGAACTCAATACAAAAAAATATAAGCATACGCTATTTTCTTATGCTGGGAAAAAAGTAACACAAAAAGACTTTGTTGAATATTTATTGAAGCACAAGGTTGCTTTCCAGCAAAGTAGGAAAAGAATGGAATTAGCAGAAGAAAAATTAGGCGTGTTGATTCAAGAAAAACTCTTTGAACAAGAAAAATCTCAGCTGAGTAAAAAATACCCAGAATACAGAAACCTCCTCAATGAGTATCGAGATGGGATGTTGCTTTATGAAATTTCTAAACAGAAAGTTTGGGATAAAGCAATGACAGATACTACTGGAATCCAAAACTATTTTGATTCCCACAGTGCAAATTATCAATGGAAAGAAAGAGTTATTGCCCATGAATATATTTGTAACAATAAAAAAGTGGCAAAGAACGTAGCTAAAATGCTCAAAAAAGGAAAGGGAAATAAAGAAATTACCGATCTGCTAAATAAGGAAAATGCCCTTGATGTATCTATTAAAGAAATAACGATAGAGCGAGGAAAAAAACCAAATTATGAACAGATTCCTTGGCAAAAAGGAGTAAGTAAAGCATTTGAAGTAAATCAAAAATATGTAATCCTCAATATTCAAGAAATACTAGAATCACAGCCAAAAGAACTCAAAGAAGTACGAGGAGTTGTGATATCTGAGTATCAAAAAGTATTGGAGGCAAATTGGCTTACTCACTTGAAAAATACGCATCAAATAAAGATCGATCAAAAAGTATTTGAATCCGTAAAAAAGAGTCTTAAATAA
- the guaB gene encoding IMP dehydrogenase, translating into MKALHETRFIGEGLTYDDVLLVPAFSEVLPKAVEIKTRFTRNISLNAPIVAAAMDTVSESAMAIAIAREGGIAVLHKNMSVDRQAQEIRKVKRSESGMILDPVTLYQDACVVDAKNLMREHKIGGIPVVDKDNKLIGIVTNRDLRFEKDDYKDITEVMTQNNLITTNEETTLAQAEETLQRNKIEKLPVVNDENQLVGLITFRDIIKIQENPNSCKDQFGRLRVAAAVGASGDVMNRVEKLHKAGVDAIVLDSAHGHHVDIAKTLVRIKKHFPELDVVAGNIATPEAAKYLAEAGADAVKVGIGPGSICTTRVVAGVGVPQLTAVMNVADALKDTDVPVIADGGVRFTGDIAKALAGGASSVMLGSLLAGTEEAPGDTIIYEGRKYKAYRGMGSIDAMKHGSKDRYFQGGEDDVKKLVPEGIVGRVAYKGTLKEVMYQFIGGLRASMGYCGAPTIEALKNAKFVRITAAGIHESHPHDVSITKEAPNYSR; encoded by the coding sequence ATGAAAGCGCTTCACGAAACAAGATTCATTGGAGAAGGTCTCACATATGACGACGTTCTTCTCGTACCTGCCTTTTCCGAGGTATTGCCCAAAGCCGTAGAAATAAAAACAAGATTTACAAGAAACATTTCGCTCAATGCTCCCATTGTAGCCGCAGCGATGGATACTGTTTCTGAATCTGCCATGGCAATCGCCATTGCTAGAGAAGGAGGAATTGCCGTACTTCATAAAAATATGTCTGTAGATAGACAAGCTCAAGAAATTAGAAAAGTAAAAAGATCAGAGAGTGGAATGATTCTCGATCCTGTAACGCTTTATCAAGATGCTTGTGTTGTGGATGCCAAAAATCTTATGCGAGAGCATAAAATAGGAGGAATCCCTGTTGTAGATAAAGATAATAAGCTTATTGGAATTGTTACCAATAGGGATCTTCGTTTTGAAAAAGACGATTATAAAGATATTACAGAGGTGATGACACAAAATAATTTGATCACCACCAATGAAGAAACAACTTTGGCTCAAGCCGAAGAAACGCTGCAAAGAAATAAAATAGAAAAACTCCCAGTAGTTAATGATGAAAATCAACTAGTAGGATTAATCACTTTTAGAGATATCATCAAGATTCAAGAAAATCCAAACTCTTGTAAAGACCAATTTGGAAGATTGAGAGTTGCAGCAGCAGTAGGAGCTTCAGGAGATGTAATGAACCGTGTAGAAAAACTGCATAAAGCAGGAGTTGATGCGATTGTATTAGATTCTGCACATGGTCACCATGTGGATATTGCCAAGACCTTGGTGAGAATCAAAAAACACTTTCCAGAACTTGATGTAGTGGCAGGGAATATCGCCACGCCAGAAGCCGCAAAATATCTTGCAGAAGCAGGAGCTGATGCCGTAAAAGTAGGAATAGGACCAGGGTCTATTTGTACCACACGTGTTGTTGCAGGAGTAGGAGTACCACAGTTAACCGCTGTAATGAATGTAGCCGATGCTCTTAAAGACACAGATGTTCCAGTAATAGCCGATGGAGGAGTAAGATTTACAGGTGACATTGCCAAGGCATTAGCAGGAGGAGCAAGCTCTGTGATGCTCGGGTCACTTTTGGCAGGAACAGAAGAAGCACCAGGAGATACAATAATTTACGAAGGAAGAAAATACAAAGCCTACCGAGGAATGGGGTCAATTGATGCGATGAAGCACGGATCCAAAGATCGTTATTTCCAAGGAGGTGAAGATGATGTGAAAAAACTTGTTCCAGAAGGAATTGTGGGAAGAGTTGCATACAAAGGAACACTAAAAGAAGTGATGTATCAATTTATTGGTGGACTTCGTGCAAGTATGGGATATTGTGGAGCTCCTACAATTGAAGCGCTTAAAAATGCAAAATTTGTAAGAATAACTGCAGCAGGAATTCACGAGTCACATCCTCATGATGTTTCAATAACAAAAGAAGCACCGAATTATTCTAGATAA
- a CDS encoding efflux RND transporter permease subunit, producing MSQKKTNKEFGLSSWAINNKTSIWVLIFMFLFMGYQAYQEMPRENFPEVKETKIYISTVYPGNTAEDIEKLITKPIEDKVKSLSGVTDVTSTSQADYAIIIVEFEPDKDVADAKQRVKDKVDSETASEDWPTFNGAKVEPNVFDLNISEEMPILNVNFSGDYPPQKLRDYADLVKDKIESFGEIKSADIRGVQNKEVEIAVDIYKMTAAKVTIGDISRAVSNGNMTISAGNLVASGQRRTIRVIGEIESPEELENFVVKNEKGNEVYLKDIAKVEFKSKEKTTFARNLGKPVVMLDVKKRAGQNMVDAAQKIQQLIKESHGKLYPSDLEVTISNDQSIKTINQVDDLVNNIIFGIILVVVVLMFFLGFRNALFVGFAIPMSMFMSFMILNLMGYTLNTMILFGMIMGLGMLVDNGIVVVENVYRLMSEEGMSRMEAAKKGIGEIAFPIIISTATTVAAFVPLGLWPGLMGQFMKYFPITLSVVLGSSLFVAIFFNSVLVSQLMSIDDRKLSFKQLIILSLILLPIGGLIFAFGGDYRGLGLVMIVTAILFWAYRLFVKNWAIYFQTNILAWMERKYEQTLAWSLKGWKPAILSIGTFVFLVVVIGFFIQSVSSQRTKIEFFPDNQPNQVIVYMEYPQGTDINKTNIITKNVEERVRQVIDQDKYIIDGENFMVESFLAQVGEGAGNPQTDGGSSAEIPHKGKITLTLREFKYRRGLSSETLRQEIQDAITGIYPGIAISVEKDAVGPPAGYPINIELSGEDYNELIQTAESMRSFINEKKIPGIAELKIDVNKSLPSMEVQIDRKKAGELGLSPAQIGSQLRQALFGAKAGVYKEGGDDYDINVRFDETDRNNIDLLFNQNITFKNPDNGQIIEIPVSAVTSKKLSSSFSAIKHTATKRVVTVYSALSPGFTDAAAIVGQIEGEMQSFDKPESVEFNFTGQIEEQKKQMTFLVGAFFTGLFLIFLILIFQFNSISKPTIIMLAIFLSLIGVFGGIVLSGASFVIMMTMMGIISLAGVVVNNGVVLLDYTQLLMDRTRERLGIETGELLSMEDTTTAIIQAGKARLRPVLLTAITTVLGLIPLSQGININFMTLFNDLDANIYVGGDNVVFWGPLANAVIYGLIIATFLTLIVVPVLFLIVNKVKHWLKSLKKA from the coding sequence ATGAGTCAGAAAAAAACCAATAAAGAATTCGGACTCTCCTCTTGGGCGATCAACAATAAAACCTCTATTTGGGTGCTTATATTTATGTTCCTTTTTATGGGATACCAAGCATACCAAGAAATGCCAAGAGAGAATTTTCCTGAAGTAAAAGAAACCAAGATATACATCTCTACAGTTTATCCAGGTAACACTGCAGAGGATATAGAAAAACTGATTACGAAACCCATAGAAGATAAAGTAAAATCTTTAAGTGGAGTAACAGACGTAACCTCAACTTCTCAGGCAGATTATGCGATTATAATTGTAGAATTTGAACCTGATAAAGACGTTGCTGATGCAAAACAGCGAGTAAAAGATAAAGTAGATAGCGAAACAGCTTCAGAAGATTGGCCAACTTTTAACGGAGCCAAGGTAGAACCGAATGTATTCGATTTGAATATCTCTGAAGAAATGCCCATTCTGAACGTGAATTTTTCAGGTGATTATCCACCACAAAAATTACGAGATTATGCAGACCTAGTTAAAGACAAGATTGAATCCTTTGGAGAAATTAAGTCAGCAGATATCCGTGGAGTACAGAACAAGGAAGTGGAAATTGCGGTAGATATCTATAAAATGACTGCTGCTAAAGTAACCATTGGAGATATTTCTAGAGCTGTATCTAATGGAAATATGACGATTTCTGCGGGTAATTTAGTGGCTTCTGGGCAAAGACGAACCATTCGTGTTATTGGAGAAATAGAGTCTCCAGAAGAGCTTGAAAACTTCGTTGTTAAAAACGAAAAAGGAAATGAAGTTTACCTAAAAGACATTGCAAAAGTTGAATTCAAATCGAAAGAGAAAACCACCTTTGCAAGAAATCTAGGAAAGCCAGTAGTTATGTTGGATGTAAAGAAAAGAGCTGGACAAAACATGGTTGATGCTGCTCAAAAAATCCAACAACTTATTAAAGAATCCCATGGAAAATTGTATCCATCGGATCTTGAAGTGACGATTTCAAATGATCAATCTATCAAAACAATAAACCAAGTAGATGATTTAGTAAACAATATCATATTCGGAATTATCCTAGTAGTTGTTGTACTGATGTTCTTCCTTGGATTTAGAAATGCACTTTTTGTAGGGTTTGCGATCCCGATGTCTATGTTTATGTCTTTCATGATCCTAAATTTAATGGGATATACCTTAAATACAATGATCCTTTTCGGGATGATTATGGGATTGGGGATGCTTGTAGATAACGGAATCGTAGTTGTAGAAAACGTTTATCGTTTAATGAGCGAAGAAGGAATGAGTCGTATGGAAGCTGCCAAGAAAGGTATTGGAGAAATAGCTTTCCCTATTATCATTTCAACAGCTACAACGGTTGCTGCATTCGTACCACTTGGTTTATGGCCAGGTCTTATGGGGCAGTTTATGAAATACTTCCCAATCACACTTTCTGTAGTACTCGGTTCTTCCTTGTTTGTGGCAATATTCTTTAACTCGGTACTGGTATCACAGCTGATGAGTATTGATGATCGTAAATTATCTTTTAAACAACTCATAATACTGTCGTTGATTTTACTTCCAATTGGAGGATTGATATTCGCTTTTGGTGGTGATTATAGAGGTCTAGGATTAGTAATGATAGTTACGGCAATATTGTTCTGGGCTTACCGTTTGTTTGTGAAAAACTGGGCTATTTATTTCCAAACCAATATTTTGGCTTGGATGGAGAGAAAGTATGAACAAACTTTGGCTTGGTCATTAAAAGGTTGGAAGCCTGCTATTTTATCAATCGGTACTTTTGTATTTCTAGTTGTAGTTATTGGTTTCTTTATACAATCGGTAAGTAGCCAAAGAACGAAAATAGAGTTTTTCCCAGACAATCAGCCAAATCAGGTAATTGTGTATATGGAGTATCCGCAAGGAACGGATATCAATAAAACCAATATCATCACCAAAAATGTAGAAGAAAGAGTTCGTCAAGTTATTGATCAAGATAAATACATTATCGATGGTGAAAACTTTATGGTGGAATCATTCTTAGCGCAAGTAGGAGAAGGAGCAGGAAACCCTCAAACAGATGGAGGTTCTTCAGCAGAAATCCCACATAAAGGAAAAATAACCCTTACGCTAAGAGAATTCAAATATCGTAGAGGATTATCTTCTGAAACATTGCGTCAAGAAATTCAAGATGCTATTACAGGAATTTATCCAGGAATTGCTATTTCAGTTGAAAAAGATGCCGTAGGTCCACCAGCAGGTTACCCTATCAATATTGAACTTTCTGGAGAAGATTATAATGAATTGATTCAAACTGCAGAAAGTATGCGTTCTTTTATCAATGAAAAGAAAATACCTGGAATTGCAGAACTAAAAATCGATGTAAATAAATCGCTTCCATCTATGGAGGTTCAAATAGATCGTAAAAAAGCAGGAGAACTAGGTTTGTCACCAGCACAAATAGGGTCGCAATTACGTCAGGCACTTTTCGGGGCAAAAGCAGGTGTGTATAAAGAAGGTGGAGATGATTATGATATCAATGTCCGTTTTGATGAAACAGACCGAAATAATATCGATCTTTTATTCAATCAAAATATTACTTTCAAAAACCCTGATAATGGGCAAATAATTGAAATACCTGTATCTGCGGTAACTAGTAAGAAATTATCGTCAAGTTTCTCGGCAATCAAACACACAGCAACTAAAAGGGTGGTAACGGTGTATTCTGCACTTTCACCAGGGTTTACAGATGCAGCCGCTATTGTAGGGCAAATTGAAGGAGAAATGCAATCTTTTGATAAGCCAGAATCTGTTGAGTTTAATTTTACAGGACAAATTGAAGAGCAAAAGAAACAAATGACTTTCTTGGTTGGTGCGTTTTTCACTGGATTATTTTTGATCTTCTTAATTCTAATCTTCCAGTTTAACTCTATTTCGAAACCAACAATCATTATGTTGGCAATTTTCTTGAGTTTAATCGGAGTATTTGGAGGAATCGTTCTTTCAGGAGCATCTTTTGTTATTATGATGACCATGATGGGAATTATCTCTCTTGCAGGAGTAGTTGTAAATAATGGGGTAGTACTACTGGATTATACCCAACTGCTCATGGATAGAACAAGAGAAAGATTAGGAATTGAAACGGGAGAATTACTGTCAATGGAAGACACGACAACTGCAATAATACAAGCAGGAAAAGCACGTCTTCGTCCAGTACTTCTTACAGCAATTACTACCGTACTAGGGCTTATTCCACTTTCGCAAGGTATCAATATCAATTTTATGACCTTGTTTAATGATTTGGATGCCAATATTTATGTAGGAGGAGACAATGTTGTTTTTTGGGGACCACTAGCTAATGCCGTTATATACGGATTAATTATTGCCACTTTCCTAACTTTAATTGTAGTACCTGTACTATTCTTAATTGTAAATAAGGTAAAACATTGGCTGAAAAGTTTGAAAAAAGCCTAA